From a region of the Aeoliella mucimassa genome:
- a CDS encoding TrkH family potassium uptake protein, producing the protein MNYPLVAKLLGVLSWLIGFTMLGSVPWAFEAVGVAQHFERRGCFALLASMLICLLVGAVLRWLGRNAQMTLYRKEAMAVVGLSWVLATILGAFPYLLSGTARQRVDGEPLQMTVADCLFESQSGFSTTGATVLNDIEDPELVPRSILFWRSSTHFLGGLGIIVLFVAVLGQGSAGKALMRAEIPGPTKEGSQERMQHTAWNFAAIYVGLNILLTFLLMVEDVHMSLFDALCHAFGTMATGGFSTYNASVAHFDNELVDYTLSLFMIIAGMNFSLIYLVLIGRWGAMFRDIEWRTYIGGIAFVTLIILILSIGQYHDFDTEGRIPVLTELRIAFRHVLFQVVSIVTTTGFATHDFDNWHELARALLFLLMFVGGCAGSTGGGLKVIRHVLFVKILRMEVERSYHPTVVRPLKLGDNVTTDSELKNQILLYFGLVTFIFMASWITLVAIEPEDTWTIAGHPVENKLIDSASAVAATMNNIGPGLGTVGAKQNYANFSGFSKLLFVFLMMLGRLELFAVLVLILPGFWRSH; encoded by the coding sequence ATGAACTATCCGCTGGTTGCCAAACTGCTCGGCGTACTCTCCTGGCTCATCGGTTTTACGATGCTCGGAAGCGTGCCTTGGGCCTTTGAGGCCGTGGGAGTTGCTCAGCATTTTGAACGTCGGGGGTGTTTTGCGCTGTTGGCCTCGATGCTCATCTGCTTGCTCGTTGGTGCCGTCTTACGCTGGCTGGGACGTAACGCCCAGATGACGCTGTATCGCAAAGAGGCCATGGCCGTGGTCGGACTGAGTTGGGTGCTGGCCACCATTCTTGGTGCGTTTCCTTATTTGCTAAGCGGCACCGCACGGCAGCGAGTCGATGGTGAACCGCTGCAAATGACCGTGGCCGATTGCCTGTTCGAGTCGCAATCGGGCTTCAGCACCACGGGAGCCACGGTGCTTAACGATATCGAAGATCCCGAGTTGGTGCCGCGTTCGATCTTGTTTTGGAGGTCGAGTACGCACTTTCTCGGAGGGTTGGGCATTATCGTGCTGTTCGTCGCCGTGCTGGGGCAAGGTTCGGCGGGGAAAGCACTCATGCGGGCTGAGATTCCCGGTCCCACGAAAGAGGGATCGCAGGAACGCATGCAGCATACTGCCTGGAATTTTGCCGCCATCTACGTGGGCTTGAACATCCTGCTAACGTTTCTGCTGATGGTGGAAGACGTGCACATGTCGTTGTTCGATGCGCTGTGTCATGCGTTTGGAACGATGGCCACTGGTGGATTTAGCACTTACAACGCGAGCGTCGCTCACTTCGACAACGAGCTTGTTGATTACACCCTGTCGTTGTTCATGATCATCGCTGGCATGAACTTCTCGCTGATCTATCTGGTATTGATCGGTCGCTGGGGGGCAATGTTCCGCGACATCGAGTGGCGGACCTACATCGGGGGGATCGCCTTCGTTACGTTGATCATCCTCATCCTCTCCATTGGACAGTATCACGATTTTGATACCGAAGGCCGCATCCCCGTGCTCACGGAGTTGCGAATCGCCTTCCGACACGTGTTGTTTCAAGTCGTTTCGATAGTCACGACCACCGGGTTTGCGACTCATGACTTTGACAACTGGCACGAACTCGCTAGAGCACTACTGTTCCTGCTGATGTTTGTAGGAGGCTGCGCCGGCAGCACCGGCGGCGGGCTGAAGGTGATTCGTCATGTACTCTTTGTGAAGATCCTCCGCATGGAGGTCGAGCGATCGTATCATCCGACGGTTGTCCGACCGCTGAAACTAGGCGACAACGTGACGACTGATTCGGAACTGAAGAATCAGATTCTGCTTTATTTCGGACTGGTGACCTTCATCTTCATGGCGAGTTGGATCACGCTGGTAGCCATCGAGCCCGAGGATACTTGGACGATTGCGGGCCATCCTGTCGAGAACAAGCTCATCGATTCGGCGAGTGCGGTCGCAGCGACCATGAATAACATCGGTCCGGGACTCGGCACCGTGGGTGCGAAGCAGAATTACGCGAACTTCAGTGGTTTCTCCAAGCTGCTGTTCGTGTTTCTCATGATGCTTGGCCGGCTGGAGTTATTTGCCGTGCTGGTGCTTATTTTGCCAGGATTCTGGCGAAGCCATTAG
- the trkA gene encoding Trk system potassium transporter TrkA, producing MRIVVLGAGTVGYSVAAMLCRNGHSVTVVDSNAANIKHVNETLDVRGLSGSASQSSVLFQSGVIGCDLCLAVTGDDEVNLVSASMAKAMGARRTVARVYAPVFRDLSTFDYQRHFRIDRLISLEHLSAMELARGIRHPGSVVVENLARGEIEVHEMLVSRAAKCVGKTIRQLELPGRVRVGSITHEGTSRIASAEDRIEAGDRLTVIGARKEVDGIKSLFCGDSRGKLSVVIAGGGETGYHLARILEAQRFNVTLFESDRERCNFLASQLQSTTVVNTDATRRDSLQEERVGAADVFAACTGDDENNIMAAVEARDIGTKRVMALVSRPDYAHVVGKLGIDITVSPREVVAKQILGYLNSGPLISRTSLGDGGISVLEIEVLEKAVITENVLANLSLPERCLIAAVIRSEFAFVPGGDDRLKPGDTVVVMVDEEHVDATVRMFGDE from the coding sequence ATGCGAATTGTTGTGTTGGGAGCCGGAACCGTAGGGTACTCGGTCGCTGCCATGTTGTGTCGCAATGGACACAGCGTGACCGTGGTCGATTCGAACGCTGCCAACATCAAACACGTGAACGAAACCCTCGACGTCCGTGGCCTCAGCGGCTCGGCTTCGCAATCGAGTGTGCTCTTTCAATCGGGCGTGATTGGTTGCGACCTTTGCCTGGCCGTGACCGGCGACGACGAGGTGAATCTCGTTTCGGCGAGCATGGCCAAAGCGATGGGCGCACGTCGAACCGTCGCCAGAGTGTACGCGCCGGTTTTTCGCGATCTTAGTACCTTCGATTACCAGCGGCATTTCCGCATCGATCGGCTCATCAGCCTCGAGCATCTCTCCGCCATGGAACTGGCTAGAGGTATTCGCCATCCAGGGTCGGTCGTGGTCGAAAACCTCGCCCGCGGCGAGATTGAAGTGCACGAAATGCTCGTCTCGAGGGCAGCGAAATGCGTGGGCAAAACCATTCGGCAGTTGGAACTGCCAGGTCGTGTGCGGGTTGGTTCGATTACCCACGAAGGCACGAGTCGCATTGCGTCGGCCGAGGATCGTATCGAAGCAGGCGACCGACTCACCGTGATCGGCGCCCGCAAGGAAGTAGATGGGATCAAGTCGCTCTTTTGTGGTGACTCGCGCGGCAAGCTCAGCGTAGTGATTGCTGGTGGTGGAGAAACCGGTTATCACCTGGCTCGCATTCTAGAAGCACAGCGGTTCAATGTGACGTTGTTCGAGTCGGATCGCGAGCGATGCAATTTTCTGGCCAGCCAGCTGCAAAGCACCACGGTGGTGAACACCGATGCGACGCGTCGCGATAGTCTGCAGGAAGAACGCGTCGGAGCAGCCGATGTGTTTGCTGCCTGCACCGGCGACGATGAGAACAACATTATGGCAGCGGTCGAGGCCCGCGACATCGGCACCAAACGAGTGATGGCCTTGGTGAGCCGTCCCGACTACGCCCACGTGGTCGGCAAGTTGGGCATCGATATCACAGTGAGCCCTCGTGAAGTGGTTGCCAAGCAAATCCTGGGGTATTTGAACAGCGGTCCATTGATCTCCCGCACTTCGCTTGGCGATGGCGGTATCAGCGTGCTTGAGATCGAAGTGCTCGAGAAGGCAGTGATCACCGAAAACGTGCTTGCAAACCTTAGTTTGCCGGAACGCTGTTTGATCGCCGCGGTGATTCGCAGCGAGTTTGCTTTCGTCCCAGGTGGCGACGACCGACTGAAGCCGGGCGACACGGTCGTGGTGATGGTCGACGAAGAGCACGTGGATGCGACCGTACGAATGTTTGGTGACGAATAA
- a CDS encoding ICP22 family protein has translation MNKQASFQRKVAYFLGIVILLFPLAFLSRPATVTEGGGLLSQKKQQYGLSQASLGEIDPASETMKLATLGLRGLAVNQLWRKADEYKKKEDWTNLTATLEQLARLQPNIITFWKFQSWNVSYNVSVQFDDYRDRYYYVREGIEFLQQGVQKNKENRQVPQLWWDLGWFVGHKIGRADESVQYRELFKNDDEFHGDDPPPGSDERDNWLVSKKEYNNGIISVQEYGKSIGKKSEKIFYSSPAKSQMSYAEAIENEGEFAKGQNAWKVASDDWSEFGDRWIEHSTGRRLQLGHEDELAAQVKELEGQLSDLAPGLRDKMVEERRAQLSEAQRTALHTPEDKRTDEQWALAGEAEQAIQVNDLQLAKRLESEHPELRKQVGILVQKLADMRTNLIFTDRYKSDANYDYWKLRAEFEQTDTAVEARSKIFEGKKAWKENQDTVTAKKLYDEGFVLWNEVLQNFPELRDPDGTTGDDLMVFIVDYRDLLNAKGDAFPDDFLLWDIIENFDVEDQFSEELAQRERRKNKPAEESSDAEQESAPASEDSTPATDESATEPAAEEESTPAEMTEESAGEEASAEEAPAEEPAEEATPTKEPGAEAAEQPSTEGEQPSESVEPSDTESGGEAEEDSSAGENSGQ, from the coding sequence ATGAACAAGCAGGCTTCGTTTCAACGCAAAGTGGCCTACTTTTTGGGCATCGTCATCTTGCTGTTTCCGCTGGCTTTCCTCAGTCGGCCGGCCACCGTTACCGAAGGTGGCGGTTTGCTTTCGCAGAAAAAGCAACAATATGGCCTAAGTCAGGCAAGTTTGGGCGAGATCGACCCGGCCAGCGAAACCATGAAGCTCGCTACGCTCGGGCTCCGCGGCTTGGCGGTGAACCAACTGTGGCGCAAGGCCGACGAGTACAAGAAGAAGGAAGACTGGACCAACCTCACCGCAACGCTTGAGCAGCTTGCTCGCTTGCAACCGAACATCATTACGTTCTGGAAGTTCCAGTCGTGGAACGTTAGCTATAACGTCTCGGTGCAGTTCGACGACTATCGCGATCGCTACTATTACGTTCGCGAAGGAATCGAATTCCTACAGCAAGGTGTCCAGAAGAATAAAGAAAATCGCCAGGTTCCCCAGCTATGGTGGGATCTCGGATGGTTCGTTGGTCATAAGATCGGTCGGGCCGACGAGTCGGTGCAGTACCGCGAGTTGTTCAAGAACGATGACGAGTTCCACGGCGACGATCCCCCACCCGGCAGCGACGAGCGCGACAACTGGCTCGTATCGAAGAAGGAATACAACAACGGCATCATCTCCGTGCAGGAGTATGGCAAGAGCATTGGTAAGAAGAGCGAAAAGATCTTCTATTCCAGCCCGGCCAAATCGCAGATGAGCTATGCCGAAGCGATCGAGAACGAAGGCGAGTTTGCCAAGGGGCAAAATGCTTGGAAGGTGGCTTCCGACGACTGGAGTGAGTTTGGCGATCGTTGGATCGAGCACTCCACTGGACGTCGCTTGCAGTTAGGACACGAGGACGAGCTTGCAGCGCAAGTAAAAGAGTTGGAGGGACAGCTGTCGGATCTGGCTCCCGGACTGCGAGACAAGATGGTGGAAGAACGCCGCGCGCAGTTGAGCGAAGCCCAACGCACCGCGCTCCACACGCCAGAAGATAAACGTACCGATGAGCAATGGGCTTTGGCTGGCGAGGCCGAGCAGGCGATTCAAGTCAACGACCTGCAACTAGCTAAGCGTCTGGAGTCGGAGCATCCCGAGCTTCGCAAGCAAGTCGGCATCCTGGTGCAGAAGTTGGCCGACATGCGGACCAATCTGATCTTTACCGATCGCTATAAGAGCGACGCCAACTACGACTACTGGAAGCTGCGGGCCGAGTTTGAGCAAACCGACACGGCGGTGGAAGCACGTAGCAAGATCTTCGAGGGCAAGAAAGCTTGGAAGGAAAACCAAGACACGGTTACCGCCAAGAAGTTGTACGACGAAGGTTTTGTGTTGTGGAACGAAGTGCTGCAAAACTTCCCAGAGTTGCGAGATCCCGACGGCACGACCGGCGATGATCTGATGGTGTTCATTGTCGACTATCGCGACCTGCTGAATGCCAAGGGGGATGCGTTCCCCGATGATTTCCTGCTGTGGGACATCATCGAGAATTTCGATGTCGAGGACCAATTCTCCGAAGAGCTGGCCCAGCGTGAACGTCGCAAAAACAAGCCCGCTGAAGAGTCGTCCGATGCGGAGCAGGAGTCAGCTCCCGCCAGTGAGGACTCTACCCCAGCAACGGATGAATCGGCTACCGAACCCGCTGCTGAAGAGGAGTCGACTCCGGCCGAAATGACCGAAGAGTCTGCAGGCGAAGAAGCGTCGGCGGAAGAGGCTCCTGCTGAGGAGCCAGCAGAGGAAGCCACTCCGACAAAAGAACCTGGTGCTGAAGCAGCCGAGCAGCCATCGACCGAGGGCGAACAACCCTCAGAATCCGTAGAACCGTCTGACACCGAGTCGGGCGGAGAGGCCGAGGAGGACTCGTCGGCGGGCGAAAATAGCGGCCAATAA
- a CDS encoding ABC transporter permease, whose product MIQEKPLLPFEQWLLQFDTERWGALWHFLIVLVVLGALAMLLGLAIGTVLYGPVKAGERVYRVVANALHELFYVSPRRVWAIARVAMQEALRRRVLVAMAVFLLLMLFAGWFLKTDREPAKLYLSFVLTATSYLGLLIALLLAVFSLPNDFKSRTIYTIVSKPVRSIDIIVGRILGYTLVGTVLLLIMGASSYVFVIRALNHTHTIAVQEELPEFTSYDKGHRHLLEKNEVGEVIAVYEHDHEHTVTEKDGRYVVSPPLSTMKARVPLGGDIRFINRQGIEVERGVSVGKEWGYRSFIEGSTQAAAIWRFKGIDESVLIEDAEDGKYLPIELIVRVFRTWKGDINKPIEGIIQLQSTDGTVKTEPEFFYAKDGSIDTKYFPRELTDTNNQPVDLLEDLVDDEGQIDVVVQCIERAQYFGFAQGDCYIHLGDASPVWNFFKAYLSIWVQMVLVISIAVTASTVLSGPIAMLFTCSFILLGFFRDFFVGVAQGTQEGGGPIEALVRIVTHMNLISDFRDKNIAIQIMRWIDDGLQFLMVSLASVLPNFNDFNVSNYVAYGFDIPANLVAQQLVTCLAYVIGLAVVGYFLLRNREVAK is encoded by the coding sequence ATGATTCAAGAAAAGCCGCTTCTGCCGTTTGAACAGTGGCTGTTGCAGTTCGATACGGAGCGCTGGGGCGCTTTGTGGCACTTTCTCATAGTGCTCGTGGTGCTTGGTGCCTTGGCCATGCTGCTGGGCCTAGCCATCGGCACCGTGCTGTACGGGCCGGTCAAAGCTGGCGAACGCGTTTACCGTGTGGTTGCCAACGCGCTGCACGAGCTGTTCTACGTGTCGCCCCGCCGGGTGTGGGCCATCGCCCGCGTTGCCATGCAGGAAGCCCTTCGTCGCCGCGTGCTGGTCGCCATGGCGGTGTTTTTGCTGTTAATGCTATTTGCAGGCTGGTTCCTCAAGACCGATCGCGAGCCGGCAAAGCTCTACCTCAGTTTCGTGCTCACCGCGACCTCGTACCTGGGGTTGCTGATTGCGCTGCTGCTGGCGGTGTTCAGCCTGCCGAACGACTTCAAGAGTCGCACCATCTATACCATCGTCAGCAAGCCAGTGCGATCGATCGACATCATCGTCGGTCGTATCCTGGGGTACACCCTGGTCGGCACCGTGTTGCTGTTAATCATGGGTGCCAGTAGCTACGTGTTCGTCATCCGGGCGCTCAACCACACGCATACGATTGCGGTGCAGGAAGAGCTACCCGAGTTCACCAGCTACGACAAAGGGCATCGTCACCTGCTGGAGAAGAACGAAGTCGGCGAGGTGATTGCGGTCTATGAACACGACCACGAGCATACGGTTACCGAGAAAGATGGTCGCTACGTGGTGTCGCCTCCACTCTCGACGATGAAAGCCCGAGTGCCACTGGGCGGAGATATCCGCTTCATCAATCGACAGGGCATCGAGGTCGAACGTGGCGTGAGCGTTGGTAAAGAGTGGGGCTACCGCAGCTTTATCGAAGGCAGTACGCAAGCCGCGGCAATCTGGCGATTCAAAGGAATCGACGAGAGTGTGCTGATTGAAGATGCGGAGGATGGAAAGTATCTGCCAATCGAGCTGATTGTGCGAGTGTTCCGTACCTGGAAGGGCGATATCAACAAGCCGATCGAAGGTATCATTCAACTGCAGAGCACCGACGGCACCGTGAAGACCGAGCCCGAGTTCTTCTACGCCAAAGATGGCTCGATCGATACAAAGTACTTCCCTCGCGAACTCACCGATACGAACAACCAGCCGGTCGATCTGCTCGAAGATCTGGTCGACGACGAAGGGCAAATCGATGTTGTCGTGCAATGCATCGAGCGGGCGCAGTACTTTGGTTTTGCCCAAGGCGACTGCTACATCCACTTGGGGGATGCGTCGCCGGTGTGGAACTTCTTTAAAGCCTACCTGAGCATTTGGGTGCAAATGGTGTTGGTGATTTCCATCGCGGTGACGGCCAGTACCGTGCTGAGCGGTCCGATTGCGATGCTCTTCACCTGCTCGTTTATCCTGCTGGGTTTCTTCCGCGACTTCTTTGTCGGCGTCGCCCAAGGCACCCAAGAGGGTGGCGGTCCCATCGAGGCCCTGGTGCGTATCGTTACGCACATGAATCTGATCTCCGATTTCCGCGATAAGAATATCGCGATTCAAATCATGCGTTGGATCGACGATGGCTTGCAATTCCTGATGGTCTCACTTGCCAGCGTGCTACCCAATTTCAATGATTTCAACGTATCGAATTATGTCGCCTACGGATTTGATATCCCCGCCAATCTGGTTGCCCAGCAACTGGTAACGTGTCTGGCCTACGTGATCGGGCTGGCCGTCGTGGGATACTTCCTGTTGCGTAATCGTGAGGTAGCGAAATGA
- a CDS encoding ABC transporter ATP-binding protein gives MADNDNVVVEARALSKVYRDFWGRQKVRALKALDLEIYKGEIFGLLGPNGSGKTTTIKLLLGLLFPTEGEALVLGQPATNVTKNERIGYLPEESYLYRFLNAEETLDFYGRLFNISPDVRRERIDKLIKQVKLGDARKRQLREYSKGMTRRIGLAQALINEPDLIFLDEPTSGLDPIGTREMKDWILELRDQGKTVVMCSHLLADVQDVCDRIAILHQGELKELGRVDDLLKVEDVTQVSARGLSQDCQNEIRDVIARHNGELLSMENPTTTLEELFLSIVRDSEARPGRRVVKQDPESPPADSAASSDANA, from the coding sequence ATGGCGGACAACGACAACGTAGTGGTCGAAGCGCGTGCCCTCTCCAAGGTTTACCGCGACTTCTGGGGCCGTCAAAAAGTGCGGGCGCTCAAGGCGCTCGACCTCGAAATCTACAAAGGCGAGATTTTCGGACTCCTGGGTCCGAATGGCTCGGGCAAGACAACCACGATCAAGCTGTTGCTTGGCCTGTTGTTTCCCACCGAGGGCGAAGCCCTGGTCTTGGGACAGCCGGCAACGAATGTTACCAAAAACGAGCGAATCGGTTACTTGCCGGAAGAGTCGTACCTGTACCGCTTTTTGAATGCGGAAGAGACGCTCGACTTCTACGGCCGCCTGTTCAACATCTCGCCAGATGTTCGCCGGGAGCGCATCGACAAGCTCATCAAGCAAGTCAAGCTCGGCGACGCTCGCAAGCGTCAGCTCCGCGAATACTCCAAAGGTATGACCCGCCGCATCGGTCTGGCGCAAGCGCTGATCAACGAGCCCGATTTGATTTTCCTCGACGAACCAACCAGTGGTCTCGACCCGATTGGTACGCGGGAAATGAAGGACTGGATTCTCGAGCTGCGAGATCAAGGCAAAACCGTCGTGATGTGCAGTCACCTGCTGGCCGACGTGCAAGACGTGTGCGATCGCATCGCCATTCTGCATCAAGGCGAGCTCAAAGAGCTGGGCCGGGTGGACGACCTGCTAAAGGTCGAAGACGTCACTCAGGTCTCGGCTCGTGGCCTTTCGCAAGATTGCCAGAATGAGATTCGCGACGTCATCGCCCGCCACAATGGCGAGCTATTGTCGATGGAGAATCCGACGACCACGCTCGAAGAGTTGTTCCTGTCGATCGTTCGCGACAGCGAAGCTCGCCCTGGCCGCCGTGTGGTGAAGCAAGACCCGGAGAGCCCACCGGCCGATTCTGCCGCGTCGAGCGACGCCAACGCTTAA
- the tyrS gene encoding tyrosine--tRNA ligase, producing the protein MTFLDDLRWRNLVHQTTDDEGLGGWLEEKSRTVYAGFDPTSNSLHVGNLVALMLLRRFQRAGHKPIALVGGATGMIGDPSGKSAERNLLSREVLEQNVAAIHTQVGKFLDFESGDNSAELVNNLDWIGKFSYIDFLRDIGKNFPVNVMLAKDSVKGRLGRDDAGISYTEFSYMLLQAYDFVHLNQAFGCELQIGGSDQWGNITAGTDLGRRMHSLQLRGMTAPLLLKSDGSKMGKSESGAVWLSAERTSPYQFYQYWLNVDDADAGNCLRVLTELPHDEIEALDAKREEAPEKRDSQRRLAESLTELVHGASGLTSAQRATEFLFGGEISDVSDAELGSIFADVPSCEVPRTDLAAGIGLLDLLVATPLAKSKGEARRTVQQGGAYVNNRRVEQVDAVLTEADLASETVMVLRSGRKKYALVRFV; encoded by the coding sequence ATGACTTTTTTAGACGATCTTCGCTGGCGGAATCTTGTTCACCAAACCACCGACGACGAGGGACTCGGCGGGTGGTTAGAGGAGAAATCTCGCACGGTGTACGCCGGGTTCGATCCCACTTCCAATAGCCTGCACGTGGGCAACCTCGTCGCGTTGATGCTACTCCGCCGGTTCCAGCGGGCGGGGCACAAGCCGATTGCCTTGGTGGGCGGCGCCACCGGCATGATCGGCGATCCCAGCGGCAAAAGCGCCGAGCGTAACTTGCTGTCGCGCGAGGTACTCGAGCAGAACGTCGCTGCGATTCATACGCAGGTCGGCAAGTTCCTGGACTTCGAGTCGGGCGACAACTCCGCCGAGCTGGTGAACAATCTCGATTGGATTGGCAAGTTCAGCTACATCGATTTCCTCCGCGACATCGGCAAGAACTTCCCGGTGAACGTGATGCTGGCCAAGGACTCGGTGAAAGGCCGCCTGGGACGCGACGACGCTGGCATAAGCTACACCGAGTTCAGCTACATGCTGCTGCAAGCGTACGACTTCGTTCACCTGAATCAGGCGTTTGGATGCGAGCTGCAGATCGGCGGTAGCGACCAGTGGGGCAACATTACCGCGGGTACCGACCTCGGCCGGCGGATGCACAGCCTGCAACTCCGCGGCATGACCGCTCCGCTGCTGCTGAAGTCGGATGGCTCGAAAATGGGCAAGAGCGAGTCGGGAGCCGTGTGGCTTTCGGCCGAGCGGACGAGCCCCTACCAGTTCTACCAATACTGGTTGAATGTCGACGATGCCGACGCGGGCAACTGCCTGCGGGTGCTCACCGAGTTGCCGCACGACGAGATCGAAGCCCTCGATGCCAAGCGGGAAGAGGCTCCTGAGAAGCGCGACAGCCAGCGTCGGCTCGCCGAATCGCTCACCGAACTGGTGCACGGCGCCAGCGGGCTGACCTCCGCCCAGCGGGCGACCGAATTCCTGTTCGGTGGCGAGATTTCCGATGTTAGCGATGCGGAGCTTGGTTCCATCTTTGCGGACGTGCCGAGCTGCGAGGTGCCAAGGACCGACCTGGCGGCCGGCATCGGGCTGCTCGACCTGTTGGTGGCAACTCCCTTGGCCAAGAGCAAAGGCGAGGCCCGCCGCACCGTGCAGCAGGGGGGGGCCTACGTGAACAACCGCCGGGTCGAGCAGGTGGACGCCGTGCTGACCGAGGCCGATTTAGCCAGCGAAACGGTCATGGTTCTCCGCAGCGGCCGCAAAAAATACGCCCTGGTCCGATTTGTGTAA
- the ispD gene encoding 2-C-methyl-D-erythritol 4-phosphate cytidylyltransferase, giving the protein MSKFTVILPAAGRSQRFGDKNYKKPFAPLADRAVWLHTVERFASRKDVCQTILVIAEEDREAFNAKFGANLAFMEIDVAIGGNERTDSVAAALEKVSDQAEYIAIHDAARPCVEDKSIDAVFAAAEKSGAAILATQVASTLKRAEGSGKTPAIAETVSRDGLWAAQTPQVFARQLIEQAYANRGSEPATDDAQLVERLGHQVTLVPDSPLNIKITTRRDLRLAELILKTAAPKKPDGIAHPFAGDDLWR; this is encoded by the coding sequence ATGAGCAAATTCACTGTCATCCTGCCAGCAGCTGGTCGTAGCCAGCGGTTCGGCGATAAGAACTACAAAAAGCCGTTTGCCCCGCTGGCCGATCGGGCGGTGTGGCTGCACACGGTCGAGCGATTCGCCAGTCGCAAGGACGTCTGTCAGACGATCCTGGTGATTGCCGAAGAAGATCGCGAGGCCTTTAACGCCAAGTTCGGCGCGAACCTGGCGTTCATGGAAATCGACGTTGCCATCGGCGGCAACGAGCGAACCGACTCGGTGGCTGCCGCTCTTGAAAAGGTAAGCGACCAAGCGGAATACATCGCCATCCACGACGCGGCCCGCCCGTGCGTGGAGGATAAGTCGATCGATGCGGTATTCGCAGCGGCCGAGAAGTCGGGCGCGGCGATCCTGGCGACCCAGGTGGCTTCGACCTTGAAGCGTGCCGAGGGATCGGGCAAGACGCCGGCGATCGCGGAGACCGTGTCGCGCGACGGACTATGGGCCGCGCAAACGCCGCAGGTCTTCGCCCGCCAGCTCATCGAGCAAGCTTACGCCAATCGAGGTAGTGAGCCGGCCACCGACGACGCACAACTAGTCGAGCGACTCGGTCACCAGGTGACGCTGGTGCCTGATTCGCCGCTGAATATCAAAATTACAACACGACGCGACCTTCGCTTAGCCGAGCTAATACTGAAGACGGCCGCCCCCAAAAAGCCGGATGGCATCGCCCATCCCTTCGCGGGCGACGACCTCTGGCGGTAA